One Paenibacillus sp. FSL H7-0737 DNA segment encodes these proteins:
- a CDS encoding NAD(P)/FAD-dependent oxidoreductase, translated as MGQKLELFDVTIIGGGPAGLYAAFYSGMRDMKTKLIEAREELGGRTLMYPEKIVWDVGGMAPVRAAQLTKVMIQQAQTFDPTIVLGQQITGLERLVDGTMRITSATGEQHWSRTLILAIGHGALKLAKLNLPGAENYEKDNLHYNVTDVASFRGKRVLISGGGDSAVDWANELVGIASSVTLVHRRERFSGMERNVRRMKASSVQVLTPYAIKDLYGNGNRLDAVSIAPLNADGEWTDETEQERLAVDAVLINHGLRGDLGPIVDWGLVSEDWNFNADEKLATNLPGVFVAGDTANYGSKLYLIAGAFTDAALAVNSAKLYIEPDASTRAQVSSHNSKFDEKNRALELVEERR; from the coding sequence ATGGGTCAGAAATTGGAGCTTTTTGACGTAACTATAATCGGTGGAGGACCGGCGGGGTTGTATGCTGCCTTTTACAGTGGAATGCGCGACATGAAGACGAAACTGATTGAGGCGAGAGAGGAACTCGGAGGAAGGACATTAATGTATCCGGAGAAGATCGTCTGGGATGTCGGCGGCATGGCCCCCGTTCGCGCAGCACAGCTGACAAAGGTCATGATCCAGCAAGCTCAAACTTTTGATCCGACCATTGTACTGGGTCAACAAATTACCGGGTTGGAGAGATTGGTTGATGGCACGATGCGTATAACATCTGCGACCGGAGAGCAGCATTGGAGCCGGACGCTGATTTTGGCCATAGGCCATGGTGCGCTAAAGCTTGCTAAGCTTAACCTGCCCGGAGCGGAAAATTACGAAAAGGATAATCTCCATTATAACGTTACGGATGTGGCAAGCTTTCGCGGTAAAAGAGTGCTAATCTCTGGAGGCGGTGATTCAGCTGTCGATTGGGCTAATGAACTAGTAGGAATCGCTTCATCGGTTACGCTCGTGCACAGGCGGGAACGATTCAGTGGTATGGAACGGAATGTGAGGCGGATGAAGGCATCGAGCGTTCAAGTTCTTACGCCATATGCCATTAAGGATTTATATGGGAATGGCAATCGCCTTGATGCTGTTTCAATCGCTCCATTAAATGCGGACGGGGAATGGACGGATGAAACAGAACAGGAGCGTCTTGCGGTGGATGCCGTCCTAATTAATCATGGGCTACGCGGGGATTTAGGCCCTATTGTAGATTGGGGGTTAGTGAGTGAGGATTGGAATTTTAATGCGGACGAGAAGCTGGCAACCAATCTTCCGGGAGTGTTCGTGGCTGGAGATACGGCAAATTACGGCAGCAAGCTTTATCTTATTGCCGGAGCTTTTACGGATGCAGCGTTAGCCGTGAACAGCGCCAAGTTGTATATCGAGCCGGATGCGTCAACAAGAGCGCAGGTCTCCTCACATAACAGTAAGTTTGATGAGAAGAACAGGGCGTTAGAGCTTGTAGAGGAACGACGCTGA
- a CDS encoding FecCD family ABC transporter permease: MLKARIAKHSFLLFLGLTCIVAALSLLSLSVGGVSVPLKEVLASLTGRNAEASNLIIMQFRLPRIAAAILIGAALAVAGALLQGVIRNPLASPDLLGVTGGASVAVVAFMTFVTGYSIHWVPFIAIGGALVATTINYVFAWKKGVSPFRLVLIGIGISTAMGALTTFLLISGPAYLAAQVLNWMTGSIYGTNWSYIEVLWPWVAVFIPLSLLLAKELNVQSLGEDVARGLGSRLQLSRMILLFYSVALAGAAVGVAGTISFIGLMAPHIARMLVGNSYKLIIPVSALIGAIILLLADLAGRMLFQPLDVPAGVFTAGIGAPFFMYLLFKRKKI, encoded by the coding sequence ATGCTTAAAGCGCGTATAGCGAAGCATTCGTTCTTGTTGTTTTTAGGTTTAACTTGTATCGTTGCCGCATTATCGCTCCTTAGTTTATCCGTTGGGGGAGTTAGCGTACCATTAAAAGAGGTACTTGCTTCTCTTACGGGGCGAAACGCAGAAGCCAGTAACCTTATCATTATGCAGTTCCGTTTGCCTCGAATAGCAGCCGCTATACTCATTGGCGCAGCATTGGCTGTAGCGGGTGCGCTATTACAGGGCGTCATCCGCAATCCTCTCGCTTCGCCCGATCTGCTGGGTGTAACCGGAGGGGCATCGGTAGCTGTAGTTGCCTTTATGACTTTCGTGACCGGCTACAGTATCCACTGGGTACCGTTCATTGCTATCGGCGGCGCGTTGGTTGCGACAACTATTAATTATGTATTTGCCTGGAAAAAAGGTGTGTCGCCGTTTCGGCTGGTGCTGATCGGTATTGGCATTTCTACCGCAATGGGCGCGCTTACTACGTTCCTGCTAATTAGCGGGCCGGCTTATTTGGCCGCACAAGTGCTGAATTGGATGACGGGAAGCATCTACGGCACCAATTGGAGTTATATTGAAGTGCTGTGGCCGTGGGTAGCGGTATTCATTCCTTTATCGCTACTGCTCGCGAAGGAATTAAATGTGCAATCCTTAGGTGAGGATGTCGCTCGCGGGCTTGGAAGCAGGCTTCAGTTAAGCCGAATGATTCTCTTATTTTATAGCGTTGCACTTGCCGGTGCTGCAGTTGGCGTAGCCGGGACGATATCGTTCATCGGATTGATGGCACCGCATATCGCCAGAATGCTAGTTGGAAATTCTTACAAGCTGATCATCCCGGTATCCGCATTAATAGGTGCAATCATTCTACTGTTGGCGGATTTGGCAGGAAGAATGCTTTTTCAACCGCTAGATGTTCCGGCAGGCGTGTTCACAGCAGGCATTGGAGCTCCTTTTTTCATGTATCTGCTGTTTAAGCGCAAGAAGATTTAG
- a CDS encoding FecCD family ABC transporter permease, with amino-acid sequence MNRRLGADVNGSFLSKRKLAGLVVGAILLLISMLCSVLYGLHQFSLKDLWLAYSQFNGSNEHLILTKVRVPRTLIAALVGASLAVAGAIMQVLTRNPLASPSVFGVNAGAVLFIVIGLLVFGSSLTMSGMVWLAFAGAVATSAVVYTLGLQGGGFEPVKLTLAGACMAAFASSITSGIILINKQSLESALFWMIGSVEGRNLEHLLMVLPYMAIGMTISLLLSGSLNIMAIGDDSAKSLGQRLTLVRVLSATAIVLLAGSSVAAAGPIAFIGLIVPHLCRYIVGHDFRWLLPYTALVGAILLVTADLASRFILESREVPVGVATAIIGVPFLIHVARRKQHA; translated from the coding sequence ATGAATAGGAGGCTCGGTGCAGACGTGAATGGTTCTTTCCTAAGCAAGCGAAAGCTCGCCGGCCTCGTTGTCGGCGCGATTCTGCTTCTAATTAGTATGTTATGCAGTGTATTGTACGGTCTTCATCAATTCAGCTTAAAAGATCTATGGCTGGCTTACAGTCAATTCAACGGTTCGAACGAACATCTTATTCTGACGAAGGTTCGTGTTCCCCGAACCCTGATTGCGGCACTGGTGGGGGCAAGTTTAGCAGTAGCCGGGGCAATTATGCAGGTTCTGACAAGAAATCCGCTGGCTTCACCCTCTGTCTTCGGTGTAAATGCGGGCGCTGTGCTATTTATTGTCATCGGGCTACTCGTATTCGGTTCCTCGTTAACGATGAGCGGCATGGTCTGGCTTGCTTTCGCAGGTGCGGTCGCAACATCGGCGGTTGTCTATACGCTTGGATTGCAAGGAGGCGGTTTCGAGCCGGTAAAGCTGACCTTGGCCGGCGCTTGTATGGCAGCTTTCGCTTCCTCTATTACATCCGGCATTATTCTAATTAATAAGCAGTCGTTGGAATCTGCCCTATTCTGGATGATCGGCTCTGTAGAAGGAAGAAATCTGGAGCATTTATTGATGGTTCTGCCTTATATGGCAATAGGAATGACGATCTCACTATTACTCTCGGGCTCGTTAAATATTATGGCGATTGGAGACGATAGCGCGAAGAGCTTGGGACAGCGTCTAACGCTGGTCCGCGTGCTGTCAGCTACGGCAATTGTACTATTGGCGGGAAGCTCGGTAGCAGCAGCTGGTCCGATTGCTTTCATAGGACTTATTGTCCCTCACTTATGCAGATACATCGTTGGGCATGATTTTAGATGGCTGCTTCCATATACCGCATTAGTTGGGGCAATTCTTTTGGTGACTGCGGATTTAGCATCGCGCTTTATTCTGGAATCCAGAGAAGTTCCGGTTGGTGTCGCAACGGCGATTATCGGCGTTCCCTTTCTGATCCATGTGGCTAGGAGGAAACAGCATGCTTAA
- a CDS encoding AraC family transcriptional regulator, producing the protein MTLNDQALLWNQAFIKIIDIRHTRMEQGEELHAYRMPSSVFLYVTRGSAHLQLDGIAHRVSRFSLLHGGKGLYLDITADELLEYYIILYKAVLALPSRQETIKLMEKHNPFQMQYVFKPHYPISVFHHVISMSKEWHRSDLLNKLQVKAIFYQMVYEILEQMERQNIIAVKPDLVAQAVRYIHERYREPITLETLLEHLSCSSRQLLHAFKKQVRTSPIDYLIQLRMSKAKQLLLSTDFTLKEIAESVGYTDSYYFSRIFKKYEGVSPTSFKEAALQQEQRRNNPSFVFRSPIVARRQQRYIGNEFENHYQYKREGEIPMYRKSRTTMAATLLFCFVLFLSACSTGGTNVTPTSNSTSTNNVATSASPAASPSTDVSNDTRVIKHAMGEETLTGAPERVVILTNEGTEALLALGIKPVGAVQSWIGDPWYDHIKKDMEGVTVVGDELQPNIELIASLKPDLIIGNKVRQEKIYDQLKQIAPTIFSDDLAGDWKINFKLYSEALNKQEEGAQAMADFDKRVAEVKAKLGSKADTKVSVVRFSAKQVRIYQKQTFSGVLLSQLGIARPESQDKDSFIEVMTKETIPSMDGDVLFYFVSETPGKDDASKVVEEWKKDPLFQNLSVSKNNKVIQVDEAIWNSAGGYEAANLLLDELVKYFDVK; encoded by the coding sequence GTGACATTGAATGATCAAGCTTTGCTATGGAATCAGGCATTCATCAAGATCATAGATATACGACATACAAGAATGGAACAAGGCGAGGAGCTGCATGCGTACAGAATGCCCTCAAGCGTCTTCTTATATGTGACTAGAGGTAGCGCACATCTCCAACTGGACGGCATAGCACACCGCGTCAGCCGGTTTTCCTTGCTCCATGGGGGCAAGGGTCTCTACCTTGATATTACGGCAGATGAGCTGCTGGAATACTATATTATTTTGTATAAAGCGGTACTAGCACTACCATCCCGTCAAGAAACGATCAAGCTGATGGAGAAGCACAATCCGTTTCAAATGCAATATGTATTTAAGCCCCATTATCCGATTTCCGTTTTCCATCATGTCATCTCCATGAGCAAGGAGTGGCATCGTTCAGATCTACTCAATAAGCTTCAAGTTAAAGCGATATTTTATCAAATGGTTTATGAAATTTTAGAGCAGATGGAACGCCAGAATATCATAGCCGTTAAGCCTGACTTAGTGGCCCAAGCGGTTCGTTATATTCATGAACGCTATCGGGAGCCGATAACCCTAGAGACGCTGCTTGAACACCTTAGTTGCAGCTCCAGACAGCTACTGCACGCCTTTAAGAAGCAAGTGAGAACGAGCCCGATCGATTATTTGATTCAATTGCGGATGAGCAAAGCGAAGCAGTTGCTTCTATCCACAGATTTCACGCTGAAGGAAATTGCCGAGAGTGTAGGCTATACTGACAGCTATTATTTCAGCCGTATCTTCAAGAAATACGAGGGTGTTTCTCCCACCAGCTTTAAAGAAGCAGCGTTGCAACAGGAGCAGCGTCGAAATAATCCATCCTTCGTGTTCAGATCTCCCATTGTTGCTAGAAGGCAGCAACGTTATATTGGTAATGAGTTTGAGAATCATTATCAATATAAAAGAGAAGGGGAAATACCGATGTATCGTAAGTCAAGAACAACAATGGCAGCAACCTTATTATTTTGTTTCGTTCTCTTTTTGAGTGCATGCTCGACAGGGGGAACGAATGTCACACCGACAAGCAACAGCACTTCTACTAATAATGTTGCAACTTCCGCAAGTCCAGCTGCGAGTCCGTCGACGGATGTAAGCAATGACACAAGAGTGATTAAGCATGCGATGGGGGAAGAAACGCTTACCGGCGCCCCTGAACGTGTTGTCATATTGACCAATGAAGGAACAGAGGCACTTTTGGCACTGGGCATCAAACCGGTCGGAGCCGTTCAGTCTTGGATTGGTGACCCTTGGTACGACCATATCAAGAAAGACATGGAAGGCGTTACGGTTGTGGGAGACGAGCTTCAGCCGAATATTGAATTGATCGCGAGCCTCAAGCCGGATCTGATTATCGGTAATAAGGTCAGACAAGAGAAAATCTACGATCAATTAAAGCAGATAGCTCCGACGATATTCTCCGATGACCTGGCAGGAGATTGGAAGATTAATTTCAAGCTCTACTCCGAAGCTTTAAACAAGCAGGAAGAAGGAGCGCAGGCGATGGCGGACTTCGATAAACGAGTTGCGGAAGTCAAGGCGAAGCTCGGTAGCAAAGCAGACACGAAAGTGTCGGTGGTGCGCTTCTCCGCGAAACAAGTGCGTATTTATCAGAAGCAAACGTTCTCCGGCGTGCTCTTGAGCCAATTAGGAATTGCACGGCCTGAGTCGCAGGATAAAGACTCCTTTATCGAAGTTATGACCAAAGAGACGATTCCTAGCATGGATGGTGATGTGCTTTTCTATTTTGTGTCTGAGACTCCGGGCAAGGACGATGCATCGAAGGTCGTGGAGGAATGGAAAAAAGATCCGTTGTTCCAAAATTTGAGCGTTTCAAAGAACAACAAGGTGATTCAAGTCGATGAAGCGATCTGGAACTCAGCAGGCGGATATGAAGCAGCCAATCTGCTGCTGGACGAACTCGTTAAATACTTTGATGTGAAATAA
- the cysC gene encoding adenylyl-sulfate kinase yields the protein MTIQSILTIESSRKRYVSMNQMIWLTGLSGSGKSTLAEELKNHIENCYILDGDTLRRGINQDLQFSEEDRLEVGRRIGEIGKILLDANLNVIVASISPYRSTRDKVRSLIGDSYKEVYVQCPLEVCEERDPKGLYKQARAGQIKHFTGIDSPYEEPISPDVIVETDKFSLDECVSKILQHTSAMGRK from the coding sequence ATAACTATACAAAGTATTTTAACAATAGAATCTAGCAGGAAGAGGTACGTATCTATGAATCAAATGATCTGGCTAACTGGACTATCGGGTTCAGGTAAATCTACGCTTGCAGAGGAACTGAAAAATCACATTGAGAATTGCTACATTCTGGACGGTGACACATTGAGGAGAGGTATTAATCAGGATCTTCAATTTAGCGAAGAAGATCGACTGGAAGTTGGTAGAAGAATTGGTGAGATTGGTAAGATTCTGCTTGATGCGAACCTGAATGTGATCGTTGCCTCGATCTCTCCATACCGCTCTACACGCGATAAGGTCCGTTCTCTCATAGGGGATTCCTACAAGGAAGTTTATGTTCAATGTCCTTTGGAAGTATGTGAGGAGAGAGATCCGAAAGGTCTATATAAACAAGCAAGAGCCGGACAAATCAAGCATTTTACGGGTATTGATTCTCCATATGAGGAGCCCATTAGCCCGGATGTGATCGTAGAGACAGACAAGTTTTCCTTAGATGAATGTGTGTCGAAAATCCTTCAACACACATCAGCTATGGGGAGGAAATAA
- a CDS encoding class I SAM-dependent methyltransferase translates to MDYKGSSVYDNEDFFYNYLLRRNRADSPNNIIEKPVIYDLMGDVLGKKVLDLGCGDAKFGYELLEQGCNFYEGVEGSSNMVKAAKELLNTSKSEIHHATMESWNYPKEKYDLVISRLAIHYLQDLEPIFDSIRSALIPNGQFIFSVQHPVLTSSMKSATTSERKSDWIVDNYFEMGKRMEPWIGESVVKHHRTFEEYFQSLKNVGFKIEDIRECKPNPQFFDSEGEYKRRMRIPLFLVFKCIK, encoded by the coding sequence TTGGATTACAAAGGGTCATCGGTGTATGACAATGAAGATTTTTTCTATAACTATTTATTGAGAAGAAACAGAGCGGATAGCCCAAATAACATTATTGAAAAGCCGGTTATATATGATCTTATGGGCGATGTACTTGGGAAAAAGGTGCTCGATTTAGGATGCGGGGATGCTAAGTTCGGATATGAGTTGCTTGAGCAGGGATGTAACTTTTACGAAGGTGTGGAAGGTTCAAGTAATATGGTCAAAGCGGCAAAAGAACTGTTAAATACATCTAAAAGTGAGATTCACCATGCTACTATGGAGAGTTGGAATTACCCAAAAGAGAAATATGATTTGGTAATCTCTCGATTGGCTATTCATTATTTACAAGACCTAGAACCAATCTTTGATAGTATCCGTAGTGCGCTTATCCCTAATGGTCAGTTTATTTTTAGTGTACAGCATCCGGTTCTAACATCATCCATGAAAAGTGCAACAACTTCAGAAAGAAAGTCGGACTGGATCGTCGATAACTATTTTGAAATGGGTAAGAGAATGGAGCCTTGGATTGGAGAAAGTGTAGTTAAGCACCACAGAACTTTTGAAGAGTATTTTCAGTCACTGAAAAATGTAGGATTTAAAATAGAGGATATTAGAGAATGTAAACCAAATCCTCAGTTTTTTGATAGTGAAGGCGAGTATAAGAGAAGGATGAGAATCCCACTTTTTCTCGTGTTTAAATGTATAAAATAG
- a CDS encoding serine hydrolase, whose amino-acid sequence MKKKTRKLSVIALLLSTAVFTACSAPVSTNATSSKGSFNGKEIEAFADPIFAQKMKEYNVNGSNFVVVKDGKVLVNKGYGYADKEKKTLVDKNTVFQIASVSKTFTALAALQLVEQGKMNLDHDINAYLGGMKVPNETETPLTLRNMLSYTTGFDYPDKANFVAPEYVDQDIPMKKFMTEHMPTVVRTPGEAYTYDNFAFLLAGYAIENVSGTPFYKYMENHVFKPLGMNSTSARFTPELLARMATHYGPDGKPHPTFGHAPTDGPQGSILSTGEDMAKYLTLFQQQGSVNGKQIISKETTKMMQTYSVFANESLPMTTVGGFEGYRNDLMNGYHVVLKGGNMPGHQSLIVLLPEENTAFYMSYNNDTMMSLDIYEALMDHYFPEKKAPEAPTYLPLPASEATKYTGTYLNTRFYFLKSNFTYADGNLIMETGTSGTHTLRMINPLLFEDELGNKLAFKKDHKDQIEYFYYTNPNSPDFVSDARKVHTKPAFADVSEESPYKSYIDNLYSLDVISAKSGNNFESQGTMTQGEFMDALILAHGWYGFPHLIEGNKELTKKGIPGFDRNAVITRQVAAVMIQNLKQAKQASEITLKGDTDSWATDSIIALVSQGIVDPDTKVNDDGTVDFRSKKPLLRQEASALLDLAFGYYTLPIKH is encoded by the coding sequence ATGAAGAAAAAGACACGCAAGCTTAGCGTCATCGCACTATTATTATCAACAGCTGTATTTACAGCATGTTCAGCACCAGTCTCCACTAACGCAACCAGTTCGAAAGGATCTTTTAATGGAAAAGAAATCGAGGCTTTCGCGGACCCTATATTTGCGCAGAAAATGAAGGAATACAATGTGAACGGATCCAATTTTGTAGTGGTTAAAGACGGAAAGGTGCTCGTGAATAAAGGGTACGGATATGCGGACAAAGAAAAGAAAACCCTTGTCGATAAGAATACCGTCTTTCAGATCGCATCCGTGTCGAAGACATTTACCGCTCTAGCAGCTTTGCAGCTAGTGGAACAAGGAAAGATGAATCTTGATCACGATATCAATGCGTATCTTGGCGGAATGAAAGTACCAAATGAAACGGAAACTCCGTTAACCTTAAGAAATATGTTATCTTACACAACGGGCTTTGATTACCCGGATAAAGCTAACTTTGTTGCACCGGAATATGTAGATCAGGACATCCCCATGAAAAAGTTTATGACGGAGCATATGCCGACTGTCGTTCGGACGCCGGGTGAAGCGTATACCTATGATAATTTTGCCTTTTTACTTGCGGGTTATGCGATTGAGAACGTAAGTGGTACCCCGTTTTATAAGTATATGGAGAACCATGTGTTCAAACCGTTAGGAATGAACTCTACTAGTGCTCGATTTACCCCAGAGCTTTTAGCTAGAATGGCCACGCATTATGGACCAGATGGTAAACCTCATCCAACCTTTGGGCATGCGCCTACCGATGGGCCACAGGGCAGCATCCTTTCCACAGGAGAAGATATGGCTAAATATTTAACTCTTTTTCAACAACAAGGTAGCGTGAATGGGAAGCAAATCATTAGTAAAGAAACCACGAAGATGATGCAAACGTACTCTGTATTTGCGAATGAATCGCTTCCGATGACGACGGTTGGAGGATTTGAAGGGTATCGTAATGATCTGATGAATGGCTATCATGTGGTTCTCAAAGGTGGGAATATGCCTGGTCATCAATCACTGATCGTATTATTGCCAGAGGAGAATACCGCTTTCTACATGTCCTATAACAATGACACAATGATGAGCTTAGACATTTATGAAGCCTTGATGGATCACTATTTTCCTGAAAAGAAAGCACCAGAGGCGCCAACGTATCTCCCATTACCTGCATCAGAAGCTACTAAATATACTGGAACTTATTTGAACACCAGATTCTATTTCTTGAAATCGAACTTCACCTATGCAGATGGCAATCTGATTATGGAGACTGGAACAAGCGGTACACATACGTTACGAATGATTAATCCGCTATTGTTCGAAGATGAATTAGGTAACAAATTGGCCTTTAAAAAAGATCATAAAGATCAGATCGAATACTTTTATTATACGAATCCTAATAGCCCAGACTTTGTTTCAGATGCTCGTAAGGTTCACACGAAGCCAGCATTCGCTGATGTATCTGAGGAGAGCCCTTATAAATCTTACATCGACAACCTGTATTCGCTTGATGTGATAAGTGCTAAATCTGGCAACAATTTCGAATCACAGGGAACGATGACGCAAGGTGAGTTTATGGATGCTCTAATTCTTGCTCATGGTTGGTACGGCTTTCCTCATTTAATTGAGGGGAATAAAGAATTAACGAAAAAAGGTATCCCTGGTTTTGATCGTAATGCTGTTATTACAAGACAAGTAGCAGCCGTTATGATTCAAAATCTAAAACAAGCTAAGCAAGCTTCAGAGATTACGCTTAAAGGTGACACAGACTCATGGGCCACTGATTCGATCATAGCATTAGTGTCACAAGGCATTGTAGATCCTGATACAAAAGTGAATGATGACGGGACTGTCGATTTTCGTTCTAAAAAGCCTTTGCTTCGCCAAGAAGCGAGTGCATTACTTGATCTTGCTTTTGGATACTATACGTTGCCAATCAAACACTAA